The following DNA comes from Chitinophaga nivalis.
TAAAAAAAGGAGATACCCTGGTGATCATTGATAACAGTGAGTATGCAGCACAACAGGACGAAGCGGAAGCGGCGTTGCTGAATGCCAAAGCACAGATTACCGTACTGGAAAGTAATGTCAACACTTCCGGGCAACAGGCCAAAGTATATGCGGCACAGATTGCGGCTGCCCGTGCCAGGCTGAAAAACCAGGAACAGGAATACGACCGCTACAAAAAACTGTACGACGTGGAATCCGCTACCAAACAACAACTGGAGCGGGTGGAAGCGGCGCTGGAAGTAGCCCGTTCTGATTACAATACCGCATTGGGCGCCTACGATGCCTCCCTGGCGAAAATCAATGATGCGCGCGTACAGCAACAATCACTGGATGCAGAAATCAAAAGAAGAGCGGCAGTGGTCACCAAAAATGATCTCAACGTTTCCTATACCATTATCACGGCGCCTTACGACGGTAAGATGGGCCGCCGCACCATTCAGCCGAAACAGCTGGTACAGGCAGGTCAGGTACTGGCCTATATTGTAGACTGGGAAGCGGGTAAATGGGTAGTGGCCAACTTTAAGGAAACACAGATCCGGCACATGTATGTAGGAGAAACCGCGTCTATTGAAGTAGATGCTTTCCCCGGTCAGGTATTTACCGGTAAAATTGAATCCCTGTCCGGCGCCACCGGCAGCCGGTTTTCCTTGCTGCCACCGGATAATGCCACCGGTAACTTTGTAAAAATCGCACAGCGTATTCCGGTACGTATACGCCTCGACGGATCGGCCACCGCGCTGAAGCCTTTGTCTGCCGGTATGAGTGTGAATGTTTCTGTTGCTAAAGCACGTCCCTGATCATGAGTCATCCGAAACAAATTTTCAGATCATGGATTCCGGAGTGGCTGATCCGCCTCACCATTTTGCTGGTGTTGCTGCCTACTGTGATGTTGTTTGCATTGTCTACTGCCAATGTAAATGCCGCTACCGGATTCTATGGAGCTGAACCTGCTGATATACAGTTCTCCATGCTGCTTTATTATGCATCCCTGGCGGCTTTTACACCGCTGGAAAGACGCTTCTTCAGCCGCATCGCCACGAAGGAATATTTTCTGATCTGCCTGGTGCTACAGGTATTGATTTCCTATTGGTGTTATCATACCCGGGAACTGCCGGTATTATTTTTCTGCCGCTTCCTGCAGGGGATGGTCAACTGCGGCGTTACCAGTATTTGTCTGACTTTGTTGTTTGGCCGGCTGAAATCAGAACATGCGCGTGAAACCGGCTATGCGGTACTGTATGCCATGATCCTCTGTTCTGCCTCATTAACCTCGCTGGTAACAGCGCCGTTGGTAGACAACTACGAATACAACATGTTGTACAAGATGATCATTTATACGTTTGTACCAGGGGCCATCCTGTTGTTGCTCCTGATGAACAAAGTGCATCTGACCAAAAAAACACCCTTGTATCAGCTGGACTGGGCCAGCTTCATCCTGTATAGCGTGATGCTGGTATTGCTGGGCTACGTGCTGATTTACGGCCAGCAGTACTACTGGCTGCAAGACAACCGCATTGTATGGAGCCTCGTGGCTGCCATACTGCTGGCAGGTTGTTTTGCCCTCCGGCAATTCAGCCGTAAGCGGCCGCTGATACACCTGCAGGTATTCCGGTATAAAGCCGTGCTGTTTGGTTTACTGCTGCTGGGATGTTTGTATATCATCCGGGGCGCCTTTAATGTAACGACCAGTTATTTCTCTACCGTGCTGGGTATGGATCCCATTCATATGTACGAGCTGCTGATATACAATCTGGTGGGTATTATCATTGGGGTGGTGTTTGCCGCCAGGCTGGTCATCAAAAGAAGACCTTTGCAATTTATCTGGCTGGCCGGATTCTTTCTGCTGCTGATATTTCACAGTGTGATGTATTTTTTATTCGCGGCAGAAGCGGATATGTCTACCTTCATTGTACCCTTGATGATACAAGGTTTAGGCGCCGGTATGCTGATGACGCCCATCATCCTGTTTATCATTTCTTCTGTACCGGAAGAGATGGGACAATCCGCTTCCGCGGTAGGCGTATTTATCCGGTATACCTTCTTCGGATTAAGTACGGCCCTGATTAATTTCTTTTCCCTGTTTTTCGGACATACCCACAGCATGCGGCTGAGCGACCGTGTATCACGTGCGGATAATGGCGTAGGAGAGCGGTTGCATACCTACCAGACGGCCTTGCAGGGACGAGGTATGTTGCCGGTAGAAGCTTCCCGGGCAGCTACCGCACTGTTGGATAAAACCATGCAGAAACAGGCATTTTTAAAATTTGCGATGGATTATTATGAGATGATGGCCATTCTGATTCTCTTCATCATGCTGTTGATTATCATGGCGCCGTTTATTAACCGGACCATTATCAATGTAAAGACGAAACAACCGGCTGCTGCTACTTTTTAGCAGTTTTTTTCATAGTGATGACTATACGGATTACAGGTAAACTTGCCGCCTGTAGTCCGTATTTTTTTATGGAAATCTACCGGAATTTTGTTATATTCATATTGCCTATGTTGACCCGAATATTTGTTTAGTTGAACCCCCTAAAGATATGACCTATGATCACTCACTGGCAGGTTATAGCAGAAGTTGCCAATCGTTTTGGCGGGCGCCAGGAACAGTTTGAAACAGCCAACAAAAAACTGAACGCCTATCAGCAGGAAAAAATTCCCCTCATACAACTGGAAGATGACGAGGAACGTGTCCATTGCCGTATTGCCCGGGAAAATACGCCCGTGCTGGCGCAGGCCCTGGAGCGAATAACCGGTACCGTTGATTTTCACGATAAATACATCCTGGACAAGCTGGCAGAGCTGAGCTGCGGCGTATGCCGGTTGCTGAAATGCGGCGCCCCTGTAGGAACCGGATTTCTCGTTACACCGGATATCCTGCTAACCAACCATCATGTTATAGAATCGGCTGCAGATGCAATAGACATGGTAGCCGAGTTTAACTATGAGTTGGATTGTACGACCCGGTTGCTGAAAAAATCAGCGGTATTCCGCCTGGATGCTGCTAAGTTTTTCCTGACATCCAGCTTAAAGGTCAGTAAGCAAACCCTCAATACCGGCCTGGATTTTACCCTGATCGGTGTAACCGTTACCGGTACTTCCGGAGAAGCGTTGTCCCAGTTTCCACCGATTCGCATGGATGGCAATATGGGCAAGATCATCAAAGGAGAATCCTGCATCATTGTGCAGCATCCCAATGGTTTGCCGAAGAAAGTAGTATTGAAGGATACGAAATTCTTTTCCGAAACAGGTACGCGGTTGGTGTATGAAACGGATACGTTGCCGGGATCTTCCGGCGCACCGGTGTTTGCGTTAGGCACCTGCAGCCTGATTGCCTTGCATCATTCCGGATTGTCCCGCACCGATGACCAGAACAGGGTGCTGACCAAAGACGGCCAGCTGGCTACTGCAGATACACCCGACGAACAGATAGACTGGATCGGCAATGAAGGCATTAAGATCAGTGTGATCATCAATGCCGTGAAAGAAGCCACGTTGCCGCCAGCCATGGAAAAATGCCGCAACGATCTGCTGCAGCAAACCCGGGAAGTAGCCCCGATACTACAACAAGCCATGCCGGACCAAAAAGAAGTACAAACTGTTATCGATAACCTGGTAACAGGTAAGGCAACACCTGCGGTGCCGGCATTACCAGGTATTCCATCACCCGCAAAAGAAACCAACATGGACCAGCGTATATCAGCCGCGAATGCCGGTAATATCACGTCCTTTATCATTGCCCTGTTATATA
Coding sequences within:
- a CDS encoding HlyD family secretion protein, producing MKSTNTNTTTNKTDRLISRITTIVASIVVVGLAIWGIRTLLYQWKNEATNDAQIDEYINPVVAKVTGYVEEIRYEENQEVKKGDTLVIIDNSEYAAQQDEAEAALLNAKAQITVLESNVNTSGQQAKVYAAQIAAARARLKNQEQEYDRYKKLYDVESATKQQLERVEAALEVARSDYNTALGAYDASLAKINDARVQQQSLDAEIKRRAAVVTKNDLNVSYTIITAPYDGKMGRRTIQPKQLVQAGQVLAYIVDWEAGKWVVANFKETQIRHMYVGETASIEVDAFPGQVFTGKIESLSGATGSRFSLLPPDNATGNFVKIAQRIPVRIRLDGSATALKPLSAGMSVNVSVAKARP
- a CDS encoding MFS transporter gives rise to the protein MSHPKQIFRSWIPEWLIRLTILLVLLPTVMLFALSTANVNAATGFYGAEPADIQFSMLLYYASLAAFTPLERRFFSRIATKEYFLICLVLQVLISYWCYHTRELPVLFFCRFLQGMVNCGVTSICLTLLFGRLKSEHARETGYAVLYAMILCSASLTSLVTAPLVDNYEYNMLYKMIIYTFVPGAILLLLLMNKVHLTKKTPLYQLDWASFILYSVMLVLLGYVLIYGQQYYWLQDNRIVWSLVAAILLAGCFALRQFSRKRPLIHLQVFRYKAVLFGLLLLGCLYIIRGAFNVTTSYFSTVLGMDPIHMYELLIYNLVGIIIGVVFAARLVIKRRPLQFIWLAGFFLLLIFHSVMYFLFAAEADMSTFIVPLMIQGLGAGMLMTPIILFIISSVPEEMGQSASAVGVFIRYTFFGLSTALINFFSLFFGHTHSMRLSDRVSRADNGVGERLHTYQTALQGRGMLPVEASRAATALLDKTMQKQAFLKFAMDYYEMMAILILFIMLLIIMAPFINRTIINVKTKQPAAATF